The following coding sequences are from one Arcobacter nitrofigilis DSM 7299 window:
- a CDS encoding tripartite tricarboxylate transporter substrate binding protein: MKLQISKICKNVALASCLVAGLAMTSVASEIEKIHFLIPGGAGGGWDGTARGVGEALKKSGLVDETSFENMSGGGGGKAIAYLIETADKQQDTLMVNSTPIVIRSLQGVFPQSFRDLSLISAVVADYGALVVRADSKYKTWADVKAAFDKNPRKVKIAGGSSRGSMDHLVAAQIFKAAGGNPTNVRYVPYDAGGKALAGLLTGEVDVLSTGLGEVLEKHKKGEVRIIGITSDESIDGIPSFKSMGVDAYFANWRGFFGAPNLPQEKIDAFAKVLGDMYKTKEWETVRARNGWANLYKPTTQFKTFLENQEKTISSLMKEMGFL; the protein is encoded by the coding sequence ATGAAATTACAAATCTCAAAAATTTGCAAAAATGTTGCCTTAGCTAGTTGCTTAGTTGCTGGGTTAGCTATGACTTCTGTTGCTTCAGAAATTGAAAAAATCCATTTCCTAATCCCTGGTGGTGCCGGTGGTGGTTGGGATGGAACTGCTAGAGGAGTTGGGGAAGCTCTTAAAAAATCTGGTTTAGTTGATGAAACATCTTTTGAAAATATGTCAGGAGGTGGTGGTGGAAAAGCTATCGCTTACTTAATAGAAACTGCTGATAAACAACAAGATACCTTGATGGTAAATTCAACTCCTATTGTAATTAGATCATTACAAGGTGTATTTCCTCAATCATTTAGAGACTTATCTCTAATCTCAGCTGTTGTTGCTGATTATGGAGCTTTAGTTGTAAGAGCTGACTCTAAATATAAAACTTGGGCTGATGTAAAAGCAGCTTTTGACAAAAATCCAAGAAAAGTAAAAATCGCTGGTGGAAGTTCAAGGGGAAGTATGGATCATCTTGTAGCTGCACAAATCTTTAAAGCAGCAGGGGGAAATCCGACAAATGTAAGATATGTTCCTTATGATGCAGGAGGAAAAGCACTTGCAGGATTATTAACTGGAGAAGTTGATGTTTTATCAACAGGACTTGGAGAAGTTTTAGAAAAACATAAAAAAGGTGAAGTAAGAATCATAGGAATCACTTCTGATGAGTCAATTGATGGAATCCCAAGTTTCAAAAGTATGGGTGTTGATGCATACTTTGCAAACTGGAGAGGATTTTTTGGAGCACCAAACTTACCACAAGAAAAAATCGATGCTTTTGCAAAAGTTCTTGGAGACATGTACAAAACAAAAGAGTGGGAAACAGTTAGAGCAAGAAATGGTTGGGCAAATCTATATAAACCAACTACTCAATTCAAAACATTCCTAGAAAATCAAGAAAAAACAATCTCATCTTTGATGAAAGAAATGGGATTTCTATAG
- a CDS encoding TIR domain-containing protein produces the protein MFNLIVLCGEDSWETSPIELNRSRLFEYTVDEISERYIELTDEVINELKTYPCLFATEQEVSSTKIGYIKKISRRRDEIKIYFEIIELFSSIEKGWLKELSNELDIVKNELRRTHWSIKDEDLFEILLKKSLISKENYIKHLNSYKLLDEPVNIKPSQGEVFNTSQVFIVHGHDSVTKMEVSDFVKELGLEPIILHLQASSGMTIIEKIEKYTNVGYALVLYTPCDIGTKRDSLIYKRRARQNVVFEHGYLLAKLKRERVAAIVKDELELPNDMSGLVYISYDENDNWKEELKIELKTLGYLG, from the coding sequence ATGTTTAATTTAATTGTACTTTGCGGGGAAGATAGTTGGGAAACTTCACCAATTGAGCTAAATAGAAGTAGGCTTTTTGAATATACTGTTGATGAAATAAGTGAAAGATATATTGAGTTGACAGATGAGGTAATAAATGAACTAAAAACATATCCTTGTTTATTTGCAACTGAACAAGAAGTTTCAAGTACAAAAATAGGTTATATAAAAAAAATTAGCCGTCGAAGAGATGAAATTAAAATTTATTTTGAAATAATAGAATTATTCTCTAGTATTGAAAAAGGTTGGTTAAAAGAATTATCAAACGAATTAGATATTGTGAAAAATGAGTTAAGAAGAACTCATTGGTCTATTAAAGATGAGGATTTATTTGAGATACTATTAAAGAAAAGTTTAATAAGTAAAGAAAATTATATTAAACATTTAAATTCTTATAAATTATTGGATGAACCAGTTAATATTAAACCTTCTCAAGGTGAAGTATTTAATACATCTCAAGTTTTTATTGTACATGGTCATGATAGTGTAACAAAAATGGAAGTTTCAGATTTTGTTAAAGAATTAGGATTAGAACCTATAATCCTACATTTACAAGCAAGTTCTGGTATGACAATAATTGAAAAGATTGAAAAATATACAAATGTTGGTTATGCATTAGTATTGTACACTCCTTGTGATATTGGAACAAAAAGAGATTCTTTAATTTATAAGAGAAGAGCACGTCAAAATGTAGTTTTTGAGCATGGGTATCTTCTTGCAAAACTTAAAAGGGAAAGAGTAGCTGCAATCGTTAAAGATGAACTTGAACTCCCAAATGATATGAGTGGATTAGTTTATATATCTTATGATGAAAATGATAATTGGAAAGAAGAGTTAAAAATAGAGCTTAAGACTTTAGGATATTTAGGTTAA
- a CDS encoding thiamine pyrophosphate-dependent enzyme produces MSNQKVIKNLKTFSTAAERFEGSHVLCPGCAHSIIVREVLNATNDNLVVSAATGCLEVCTAIYPHTSWDCSWIHIGFENASTAIAGAETMNKVLRKKGRIDPSTPEPKFVTFGGDGATYDIGFQWISGCFERGHDFMYICLDNEVYANTGGQRSSSTPIGSSTTTAPAGSTSYGEKRNKKDMLAIMAAHGSPYVAQVAPNKWKDMIKKIQTGFDTKGPVFINAMSACTTEWKFQPHETIEASDLAVDSLVFPLYEIIDGTELNITYRPKNIVPVRDYLAFQPRFKHLFKPENEYIIEEWQKRVDAKWEYLQKREEARV; encoded by the coding sequence ATGAGTAATCAAAAAGTAATCAAAAACTTAAAAACATTTTCAACTGCGGCTGAAAGATTTGAGGGTTCTCATGTTTTATGTCCAGGTTGTGCACACTCAATTATTGTAAGAGAAGTACTAAATGCTACAAATGATAACTTAGTAGTATCAGCAGCAACTGGATGTTTAGAAGTTTGTACAGCTATTTATCCACATACTTCATGGGACTGTTCTTGGATTCATATAGGATTTGAAAATGCCTCAACTGCAATCGCAGGTGCTGAGACTATGAATAAAGTTCTAAGAAAAAAAGGAAGAATCGATCCATCAACTCCTGAACCAAAATTTGTAACATTTGGTGGAGATGGAGCAACTTATGATATTGGTTTCCAATGGATTTCAGGATGTTTTGAAAGAGGACATGACTTTATGTATATTTGTTTAGACAATGAAGTTTATGCAAATACAGGAGGTCAAAGATCATCTTCTACTCCTATTGGTTCAAGTACAACAACAGCACCAGCTGGAAGTACTTCTTATGGTGAAAAAAGAAATAAAAAAGATATGCTAGCAATCATGGCCGCACACGGTTCACCATATGTAGCACAAGTTGCACCAAACAAATGGAAAGATATGATTAAAAAGATCCAAACAGGATTTGATACAAAAGGACCTGTATTTATAAATGCAATGAGCGCCTGTACAACAGAGTGGAAGTTCCAACCACACGAAACAATAGAAGCCTCAGATTTAGCAGTTGATTCGCTAGTTTTCCCACTATACGAAATCATAGATGGAACAGAATTAAATATAACATACAGACCAAAAAACATAGTGCCAGTAAGAGATTACCTAGCTTTCCAACCAAGATTTAAACACCTGTTTAAACCAGAAAATGAGTATATCATAGAAGAATGGCAAAAAAGAGTAGATGCCAAATGGGAGTATCTACAAAAGAGAGAAGAAGCAAGAGTTTAG